agtgaaatGAGTGAATGTTGTGATATTGGAGCTGTGAGGTGAAATAAATTCAGTCCCAGttgctgtgtgtgaaataaTCAGCTGTAGCTTGTTTCATTAAGTCATTTTCTACAGGGACGCTGTGACACAGAGACTGTGTCAGATAAACTCAGTGGATCTCAGTCcttctgtgtgtcagtggatGGAAATAGTCGTCCATGATGGTGTGTTTGCTGGACTGCTCTTcacttcactgcagcttcatgacGCCATCTAGTGGACTGATAGTAGAAGTACAGCAGCTGATGgcagcttcctcttcctcacgcTGCTGTCTGACTGCATTCAACTGacactgatatgaaacagagaagaagagccagtcagtggaggagcagctgatATTTTTACAGGAGGAATGATGTACATTTCAGTTGATGTGCAgatgaatgatgtgtgtttcctctgcagatgaaggtagaaagtgtgtgtgagctgatgtggatgtgaactcagcagcatggatcagtgtgaggacagagaggagggagcccctccctctaaaaccactctgtgtggggaacatgagagaaagaccagagctcagaggtgagatgaggatcTCTAACTGTCCATGACTCTTCTCCATGTCAGAGCTCAGCACTCAGATCACTGCTCcatcattattcacactcaaagctctgtgtgttgtgttgaagcAGAAAACAGCATCACAAGTTTTATCCAACATGCTCattcatcatttctgtttgtttcaggatccagcagcagagaccagactctcctgaacccagctgtctgtctttaaagagcAACAACTCGAAGGACTTTTTCATTAACTTTAAAGGACGACGTCCATCAGCTAATCAGATGTAAGCTGTAACTGACAGTAAGACTCAGGTTATTCTAGAAAAGAACTAGTTTGTATGACGTGTTGTTCGACCTCGTCTGAAATCAAagagtttctgtctgttgtgaACGTCCTCACTGGAAGGTGGAGGTAAAACTCTGTCCGTCATAGAGAGGGGGGAGACGTGATGTGGTTTAAACATGGAGATAACTTCTCCATGTTcacacagtctctcctggaagacATTCATAGAGTTGACCTcagttattcaaatgaaaagtgacagaaacagtttgtgtgaagagagaagttcaaaccccGCCCACTTCCTCACCTGCACtcagctgaccaatcactgcCTTGCTTCAGGGCACGTCAGCAGTGttcagtgagggagggagagctaTATGGAGGGTTGGTGAGAGCTGTTGGGACTAAACCAAACTGACTGAagccaaacactgagctgaaagctacaagctgctgcagactgagctgttgattctcagtgggatcAGCAGGACTAGTAAACCTTTACCACTACAGGGAgtcgtctgattggctgtcacatCCAAACATGACTTCATGGACCTTTagcttgtgtctgtctctgtgtggacagacatAATGTGAGCTCATTCTTCATGATTCCTCCACAGAGTGGACCAGGAGAGCTCAGAGGTTCCCAGGTCTCAGTCTGCccagcagcatcaaacacagctggactccatatttatggtctgtacatgtacaacaactactgttccatctgttgtgttcacaataaTCTCCATGCTGCACTTTCAGACCAGTggactgtcagtctgtccaacatggatctgatgtttgatgctgtcattcatatagttttctgttccagctgctggaggagaacatggTCACTTTTGTGAAGAACGAGCTGAAGAAGATGCACAAGCTTCTGAGTCCAGATTACCCAGAATGCTCAGGgagtcagagggaggatgaggaggtgttgGATGGTGAGGAGGGGTTGGAcggtgaggatgaagagcagaggaggagcagagaggcatTTGAGAAGATCACAGTGAACTTCCTGaggagaatgaagcaggaggagctggctgactgtctgcagagcagtaagagGATTTCTCTAAAGATTCAACATGATGGAGAAATGAGACATTTACTAACAtcaacacatggagggaaacatgttcataaatgttttctttaggggaattaaatgttgtattttctttatgaatctaatttcttttatgtttattcaGAACTTATTGCTGCAGTTTGTCGACGTGAACTCAAAtctaacctgaagaagaagttccagtgtgtgtttgaggggatcgCTAAAGCAGGAAACCCAACCCTTCTGAAccagatctacacagagctctacatcacagagggagggactggagaggtcaatgatcaacatgaggtcagacagattgaaacagcatccaggaaaccagtcagaccagaaacaaccatcagacaagaagacatctttaaagcctcaccTGGAAGaaaccaatcagaagagtgatgacaaagggagtggctggcattgggaaaacagtcttaacacagaagttcactctggactgggctgaagacaaagacaaccaggacatacagttcacatttccattcaccttcagagagctgaatgtgctgaaagagagaaagttcagcttggtggaacttgttcatcacttctttactgaaaccaaagaagcaggaatctgcaggtttgatcagttccaggtcgtgttcatctttgacggtctgGACGAGTGTAGACTTCCTCTGgacttccacaacactgagatcctgactgatgttacagagtccacctcagtggacgtgctgctgacaaacctcatcagggggaaactgcttccctctgctcgcctctggataaccacacgacctgcagcagccaatcagatccctcctcagtgtgttgacatggtgacagaggtcagaggtttcactgacccacagaaggaggagtacttcaggaagaggttcagagatgaggagcaggccagCTGcatcatctcccacatcaagacatcacaaagcctccacatcatgtgccacatcccagtcttctgctggatcactgctacagttctggaggaggtgttgaaaaccagagagggaggagagctgcccaagaCCCTATCTGAGatgtacatccacttcctggtggttcagTCCAAACTGAAGAAGGTCAAGTATGATGGAGGATCTGAGACGgatccacactggagtccagagagcaggaagatgattgagtctctgggaaaactggcttttgagcagctgcagaaaggaaacctgatcttctatgaatcagacctgacagagtgtggcatcgatatcagagcagcctcagtgaactcaggagtgttcacacagatctttaaagaggagagaggcctgtaccaggacaaggtgttctgcttcgtccatctgagtgttcaggagtttctggctgctcttcatgtccatctgaccttcatcaAGTCTGGACTCAATCTGATGCCAGAGGAACAATCAACACTCTTCTACCAGAGAGCTGTGGACGAGGCCTTacagagtccaaatggacacctggacttgttcctccgcttcctcctgggtctttcactgcagaccaATCAGACTCTCCTACGAggtctgatgtcacagacaggaagtggctcacagaccaatcaggaaacagtccagtacatcaagaagaagattgaagagactccctctgcagagaaaagcatcaacctgttccactgtctgaatgaactgaatgatcgtTCTCTAGTGGAGCAGATCCAACAGTCCCTGAGATCAGGAAgtctctccacagataaactgtctcctgctcaatggtcagctctggtcttcatcttactgtcctcagaagaagatctggacgtgtttgacctgaagaaatactctgcttcagaggaggctcttctgaagctgctgccagtggtcaaAGCCTCCAACAAAGCTGTGTAAGTGTAGAGAGAGTtgatttattcatcattatatGAAGACACTTCTGTCTTTtcaacaggagagaaaataaattattttcttctttaattccTCATGATCCTCTCTTCAGACTGAGTggctgtaacctctcagagagaagctgtgaagctctgtcctcagtcctcagctcccagtcctctagtctgagacacctggacctgagtaacaacgaCCTGCTGGATTCAGGGGTAAAGgtgctgtctgctggactgaaGAGTCCACACTGTGCACTGGAGACTCTCAGGTAAGTGTTAAAGTGTTTTGTATTCATAACTCTGACCTGttatttactttaaatattGAGTATGTGAATATTTTTCCTTGAATTCCTCTTCAGTCTGAGCAGCTGTAAACTCTCacagagaagctgtgaagctctgtcctcagtcctcagctcccagtcctctagtctgagacacctggacctgagtaacaacgaCCTGaaggattcaggagtgaagctttTGTCTGTTGGACTAAAGAGTCCACACTGTGCACTGGAGACTCTCAGGTAAGGACAGACACTGTCtgatagaggaggaagaggtgaaacattttatttcacagctgATGACAGATGTGTAGAGACGTGCTCTGACTTCAAGTCATTTCATCAGAACAACCAGGTTTTCACAACATAACATGTAGATCTCTAAACTAAGATCAAAGAACAAGAAGTTCAGGGTCAGTTAGATGACGTAGCACCCTCCTTCACACAGCAAGGAGTAACACAGCACAGTTCTCACGCTGCCAAACACTGGCCCACTGCCACTGACTGGGCTTCCTCTGTCCACTCTCATACCTCCCACTAATTGGTGAGTGGAAGCAGCTGCATGAACCGAAGCTGCTCCACAGGAGGAGAGGCAACAcctgagcaggagagagagcaaCAACACAAGACTGCACCAAACCACAGCGCTAGGGTGGTAAGACTGTAGAGacctgaggcctgtactacgaagcaggagTTGAGGTAATCGAGGTAACTTTAGGTcgaactctgggttttcagtcctacaacggtggttcacttgttactggggtaaatcaccatggtaacatgtGCTGGTTAACTTCAGAGGGTCAGATCagaacctgtcaacagccaaactactgaccaatcaatcactggaaaaacagagtcatcattcctacaggatcctgacagggacaaaagagttcacaataaagtgatcaataataacaatataactGATATaactgatataaaatataaatcagtggaatagttttcctgtttgagtctttccatgtgtctcTGGTTTTAAACCAAAGCTTCTGCAGAATTCACAGTTTATCactaaataaaatctaatcactGTCAGAGTTTCATCtgacctgaacacagattctttaatgGAGGATTCCTGCCaatgatgaagcttttactctcctcttcccctcctcctcttcctttcctcttcttctcctcttcctctcctcttcatcactgagctcagaacaacatgaggagactctgtgacACAACTGGAGAGAAACCtgaacctctgatgtctttgattaaaacatttagtctcactgttaattatttcatcattagaATGAACGTTTCAACttgccctctcctcctcttccttttttttctctcctcttttcttgtcctcctgttcctctcctcctcttcctctcttcttttttcttctcctgttttcttctcctcctcttcctcccatcctctcctcctcttactctcatcctctcctcttttcttcctctcctcttcccctcctctcctcttcatctcctcctgttcctctcttttcttcatctctttctctcttcctcttctctcctcttcccctcctctcctcttcctctcctcctcttccgctcttcttttcttcctctcctcttcctctcctctttacttcctctcctcctcttcctctcatcctctcctcttttcttcctctcctctcctcttcctctcttcttttcttcctctcctctcttcctctcctcttcctctcctcttcctctcctcttcctctcctctttctcgcctcttcctctcctctttacttcctctccacttttcttttcttcctcagcaaaaacagtctgacattaactttaactgttttctctgcaacatgttcataacagtttctTCATCTTCAGACTGAAGAGCGAAAATACTCAAACATgatgataattcatgcactaatttacattatatttttagtctgactttaacagaaattatatttagacatgaaaataatatttttttattccagtcatgtgatcatattgtttacattttacctTGTTGAATGTCACTTTTGGACGTTTCTATAACCAAACTTAGCAGCAAgtatcagtgtttcttctcatattaagaactttattcatggttcagatgatgttgcttataataaaaaaactctGCCTCTTCCACTTGAATGCGCTCGTAACAGGAGAGGTGGtcccagggttaactgagccaggTGATAACCGgcttcgtagtacaggttaTCAGGACAGTCAATGCTAGGTTCTGTTAGCCCAGATAACTAAAAGCTATCCTGGGTttgttgaacttgcttcgtagtacaggcctctggtCAGTGTTGACAAACTAATAACAACTcaccaacaataataaaaccatCTACACGGCTCAGAGACCTTAATGTCCAAGTGTTTCCAACCAAGAAGGaaataaaggagaaataaaTCAGGTCACACCATCATGTCTCTGTCTTCTAAAATACTGATGATCAATAATCACCTCAATCTCTCCTGATCTTGATCTTGTCATTATGAGATCTGTTGTTGTATTTAGGAGACAGTAAATCTTAACTGTGACATACAGATGTCATAACTACACAGACACCTgtagactgtcctcctgtaacaaaccagcccacaggtcgtctgtgcagcagcttattatgacgtcatagttaggttttgttgctaggcgacatctagtggtcgtagtaatgatgacaggagcaaagggaaaagtgtcggtgacgtagtatcaagagagacaaagtccacgtcaggagaaggtggtggatggatgaatgtgacacaggagagccgtgtgttcgattcccatgttgtttctattatccatgatgTTTGTTGCcgttattgtaaccatgacaaccaagattttctaatgttgaggaagtacttattttaacccgaACCACCATCTTTTCATGAACCTAAACAAGCCATGACCTtaatagtaaccatggcgacgaaggCAGGGACACCTGCTGCTGTAGAGGTgatatttcaggagacactcctatgaATCGTGtcagagggttgatggttgttcaggtttaataatcagtgtttttgtctgaacTTTTGTATCATGAAACATCTGTTTTTAGACTGAAACAAATCTGACACCAGATCAGATGAATCCACAAAGTGGCTCCTTAATGAAAACTATACAGCAGCTGTAGCTTCACTAGACTTCCTCTCTGAGTCCATGTATGTTGAGCtgagcctctttctctctgctctacAGTTTCTCTGGCTTCCTCTGGACTTTGACTtgaagtcaaataaaaatgtcccGACAGGTTTGATGGAGCTCAGGACTCATCCTGAGGACGGCTGCTTTATTCCACATGATTCGACTGATCAACAGTGAATCTGTGTCACAGCTGATCTGTCTGAAGAGTAGAAAAGTACAGAATGTCATTTATCATGAGATCCTGATCCATCCTGtcactgtgatgacatcatttcTATTAGAAATCCTTCATccagtcactgctgctgtgcCACCTGTTAAAACTTGTGCACAGCCTCATTCTTAAAGCgtcctgtggagttttcttgtaacaAACACAAGTTGTGTTCAcactcagtgtttctcaccaaaactcactgtgtgtttcactgagcTCTCACTAATGTGTTGAGTGTGTTTCCTTCCTCGTGAAACATTTCAATCATGAATTGTTCACAGctgcagtcttcttcttctctgcctttgttggtgcattgtgggatatcTTGGCTGGTTAGCTCCACTTTGTGTCTTCATCTTATttgctgtgacatttgtttGTGAGACTGAAAGTGTGTGTCTCACAGCAGAACTGATATCAAATGGAGAAAAcacatgatgaaatattttctccatgtctcctcctgctctggATCATTACAAGATAAAGACTCCAGCTCCTTTTCCTCTGTGGTCAATGTACATCCATACATACAAGCCTCCATCTGAACACAGTAATCCAACAGTCTGTGTATGAGCCATGTAATGTCCATGTGTGCATGCTGACAGAGAACGTGCTGGtctgacccccctcctcctttcaggGTGGAGCCTGGTGGAGTCCGATGGTTGAGACCAGGTCTgaggaagtgtaagtgtgtttttaatgtgattgaTGAAAACAAGGCAGCACATTCAACCATCATCAAACTGTCACATCACTGATGTCAGGAGTCATCATCAAACTGTCAATAACTGATCACATGATcaataactgcagctgtgtcttgttctctccatcagattcctgtgaactcacaatcgacacaaacacagtgaacagaaggatcaaactgtctgacaacaacaggaaggtgacatatgtggaggaggatcagtcatatcctgatcatccagacagatttgaccagcgtcctcagctgctgtgttcaactggtctgactggtcgctgttactgggaggtcgaGTGGAGAGGAAGGGTTTATATATCAGTGAGTTACAGAGGAAtcagaaggaaaggaaacagtAGAGACTGTTGGTTTGGAAGGAACGATCAGTCCTGGAGACTGTTCTGCTCTAATGGTGGTTACTATGTCTGTCACAATGACAGAGTGacatctgtctcctcctcctcctcctcctcctcctcctcctctaacagagtagcagtgtatgtggactgtcctgctggctctctgtccttctacagagtctcctctgactcactgaTCCACCTCTACACCTTCAACACCACCTTCACTGAACCTCTGTATCCTGGGTTTAGGTTCTGGTCTggttcctcagtgtctctgtgttgagTGTAGCAGAGAGAGTCTCCTCCTGTCAGAGAAACTCAGTGTTGAACAGAAAGTTCAGTCTCTACacgtctgtctctttcactcactcaccttTTCAGATTCATGAATTAAATCAGTTGATTTTTAAACTCTTGTAAAAGATTCTTGTgaacttcttcctcttcctttaaAGATGGAAACTATGATTATTACAGGATAAACAATGttgatttttacttttgtaaGACTCtaattttcttgtcttttcacaataaaagcatcagtGTGAGTATCAGTGTCTCTGAATCTGAGGACGACTGAGCTGATTCAgttcaaactaaaatgttttcagtttgttttaaaggtctgagaaaagacaaagacagtcaGTGAGATGGTCCTGAGGCTCTCAGTGATGAAGGTTTAtgtccactttttttttttttttaactttattgcCTTAAATGTACATTAACAGGCAATTAACATCGCCAAggaatacaaaaagaaaaaaaaaaatcatcttgaGATTGGGTCTCATCTGTCACACAGAGATAGCACTGTAAAGGGTATAGCACACATCTTATTTAGTTCTGTACTCCAAAAAAGGGATATTTTAGATAATGTGGTGTCTTAGCTGATTTGTGAGTCAAGGATAGGAATGTTTTTAGGAGGAGACTAGGTGTAAAGGTCAGACGCCAGAAAAAAGCTGACTTTTGTTTTACATAACAGAATTTACGGTATCTTTTAACTTCATATAGAATGACCATGTTTGGACATAAATGTTGGCTCTTTGCCACTAGAGGTTATTAAAAATCAGCTATGTCATGAATATGTATCTAGAGGTTATTCAGCCTATAAATTGTATGGTTTTGGGGAAAAACGGGAGAAGATCCTTTTTCGCTTTGGGTCGTCTCACGGGCAGTTTTGATGCTTGTCAAATGATGTGCCTTTttgtaataaacttttttatatacaactaaGCCGGTGTCTGCAGAGATTccttcgtcatcatcatcaccacatcaTCGCTATGGAAGAaaccacaataataataaaaataataatagtaaatgAATATAAGTGTATAAGAGTCCTAAGCGAGATAGTCAGTAACTGGGGTCCACCTTCTCATAAAAACAGGTACTTTTAGCTGTAATTGGGCAGTCATATATTCCATCATGTAGACATGTTTTACTTTCTGTAACCACTGAGTGATCATGGGAGGATCAGTCTTCATCCAATTGATAGTTATAATTTTTCTTGCAAtcatcaacaaaatatgtaatctATAACATTGTTCAGTGGTAAACAGGTGATCAGGAAACACTTCTAATAGAAATAACAAAGAGTCCATAGGAAGGTCCACCACCAGAATTTTTTCCAGttcttctttgacatttttccaaaatgtttgtAATTTCGGGCAGTCCCAAAATATATGAGTATGGTCGCCGACCATACCACAGTTCCTCCAGCATTTGTTGCTGGGATTGTTCTTGGAAACAAAAGTTAGCGGTGTCCTGAAGAACCTAATTTTGACCTTACAGTCAAAGTCTTTGTATAGTTGGCTTCCAACCCCCCTTATGGCATCTGGAACATATGTTTTCCCAAGAGTCATCATCTATTATTGCAGTCAGCTCCAGTTCCCATTGTTGCTTGATGTGTAGTGTATTGTCTGACAtctccatcattcattttttgtaCATGTGGgatattagtttttttgttaaagAACGGTGTTCAAACAGATGTATGCTAGCTATAGCTTTCCATATTTGTAGGTTCCTTTCGTATATTTTCCCaatctgtattttttatgacataatgtCTGACTTGTAAGTATTGTGATGTCACCAGAGGGTGTGTCCTGGGTGGTAAATACATTCCTCTCCGATGGCTGCAGTCATAACAAATCAAGGAATGCTCTGTCCCCACCTGGTGGCAGGGAAGAGACTACAGGAACGGAAATTACCCACTTAGCACAGCTGTTAAGGATTGAGTCTGATTCACTGCTGGGACACAGCCTACAAAAAGcccagagagagacacatagAGAGAGAAGTGTTTGGAGGACACTGACTGCAGACCAATGGGTAATATGTTGAATCAAGGAAATGTTTGATGGATTGAGAACTATTTTTGAGAGACATTTAAGTTACACTGCCAGAGAGACTTTTTGTGGAGAATCTGAAGATATTTAAGTTGATTTGTTACTGAGGAAAACCTAAGTAaaagatttgatttgttttgaaacacttgtgttgtggTCTTCTTGATGCCCATGCCAGACATTCTGTGAGTCAAACCTCTCATGACATCACAATATGGTGGAGAATGTGGGCACTCTGGTCGAAAGGTAAATGATGGAAGACCCAACtgaagatttttgttttttcctgaacTGCCTTTAAAGGACCAGGTGTATCATTTTTCTCAATTGCCCTTAAAAGAACAGTGCAACATGGAAGAGTTTAAGAAGATCTTCATAGATGGACAGAAGTCCCACTACGACCTGAGCCTGGCTATGTTGGTGGAGCAACAGAAGGCCAATGTTCTCAAGGCCCAGGAACTGGAGTTGCGGGGGCGTTGTGGTGGGGCCCCACCCAGTCCGGGCCAGTGACTGTATCCCCAAGATGGGAGAAACTGATGACGTGGAAGCGTACCTACATGCTTTTGAAACTGCCGCAGCCAGGGAAGGCTGGCCCAAAGACCAATGGGTAGGACTCATTGCTCCTTTCCTGACCGGTGATTCTCTGAAAGCTGTCCAAGATTTACCTCCAGATGAAGCTAAAGACTATGACCAATTGAAATGTGAGCTCCTGAGTAGGAATGGGCTCACcaagtatggtatggcacaacGCTTCCACAACTGGACTTTTCAGTCAGACGAACCCCCACGAGCACAGATGCATGATCTCATCCGTACCACAAAGAAATGGCTGGAGCCGGAAAGGAATGACTcggcggtggtggtggagaCACTGGTGGTGGATCAGTATCTGTGGGCCTTGCCTCATGAAGCCAAACAGGTCATCAGCCAACAACCGTTGTCCACTGCCACGCAGTTGGTAGAGGAGCAATACCAGGCCTCAATAGAGATGCTACGCACTTCCAGGAGGGAGTCCAGGAGTGCATCCCCGGTACAGCCGGGAGGAGGTGTTCGTCTGAACAACCCCAAGACCCACAGCCCATCCAATCCAGTAGCCGGCCCTGGAAGAACCGCTGGGGGCCAGTCTTTCCAGTGGAGAGGCCCTGGAGAAGGTGAGCCCTGGCAGTGTTTTCGGTGCGGGGAGTTGGGTCACAGATCTTGGCAGTTCTGTAAAAATCTGTTTCTGATATCATAAACATGTCCAGTCTAGAGTGGCTGCCATGTACACGTGACATGAAAGTATAGTTGTTTTCTCTAGGATGTAGGTGGCGCCAGACATCCACCAGGCCTAGTTCATCCATCATCGCATGAAGAGTTATTGATTTCTTGTACATAGGGCCTACTCCTGCTGGAAGCCTACCTACAGTCTGCCTCAAAATGCAGTTGAAGTCTCCACCTATTAAAATAATTCCCTCTGCTTTGTCTGCTAATAGAGATGCTATCATCTTGAACAAATTTGGACAGTCCTCGTTCGGGGCATATAGATTAACCAGTGTAACTTTAGTACCTCCAATAGTGCCTATTACCATTACATATCTACCCTCTTTATCCTCAATTGTTTTTTCATGGCTAaaataaactgatttatttaGCAAGATAGCAACTCCTCTTTTCCTCCCGTATTTGAAGGAGGAGCTATATATCTGATCCACCCATTCTCTCCTTAATTTTAAGTGctctttttctgtcaaatgaGACTCTTGTATCATTGCTATAGAACAGTGTAGTTTTTGTAGTtggttgaatatttttttcctcttaattGGACTATTTATACCCTTTACATTATAGCTGACACAGTTTAAACTATCcatgaattattaatttgtgCTTTTTA
The Seriola aureovittata isolate HTS-2021-v1 ecotype China chromosome 4, ASM2101889v1, whole genome shotgun sequence genome window above contains:
- the LOC130167658 gene encoding LOW QUALITY PROTEIN: protein NLRC3-like (The sequence of the model RefSeq protein was modified relative to this genomic sequence to represent the inferred CDS: inserted 1 base in 1 codon) codes for the protein MLLEENMVTFVKNELKKMHKLLSPDYPECSGSQREDEEVLDGEEGLDGEDEEQRRSREAFEKITVNFLRRMKQEELADCLQSKLIAAVCRRELKSNLKKKFQCVFEGIAKAGNPTLLNQIYTELYITEGGTGEVNDQHEVRQIETASRKPVRPETTIRQEDIFKASPGRNXIRRVMTKGVAGIGKTVLTQKFTLDWAEDKDNQDIQFTFPFTFRELNVLKERKFSLVELVHHFFTETKEAGICRFDQFQVVFIFDGLDECRLPLDFHNTEILTDVTESTSVDVLLTNLIRGKLLPSARLWITTRPAAANQIPPQCVDMVTEVRGFTDPQKEEYFRKRFRDEEQASCIISHIKTSQSLHIMCHIPVFCWITATVLEEVLKTREGGELPKTLSEMYIHFLVVQSKLKKVKYDGGSETDPHWSPESRKMIESLGKLAFEQLQKGNLIFYESDLTECGIDIRAASVNSGVFTQIFKEERGLYQDKVFCFVHLSVQEFLAALHVHLTFIKSGLNLMPEEQSTLFYQRAVDEALQSPNGHLDLFLRFLLGLSLQTNQTLLRGLMSQTGSGSQTNQETVQYIKKKIEETPSAEKSINLFHCLNELNDRSLVEQIQQSLRSGSLSTDKLSPAQWSALVFILLSSEEDLDVFDLKKYSASEEALLKLLPVVKASNKAVLSGCNLSERSCEALSSVLSSQSSSLRHLDLSNNDLLDSGVKVLSAGLKSPHCALETLSLSSCKLSQRSCEALSSVLSSQSSSLRHLDLSNNDLKDSGVKLLSVGLKSPHCALETLRVEPGGVRWLRPGLRKYSCELTIDTNTVNRRIKLSDNNRKVTYVEEDQSYPDHPDRFDQRPQLLCSTGLTGRCYWEVEWRGRVYISVSYRGIRRKGNSRDCWFGRNDQSWRLFCSNGGYYVCHNDRVTSVSSSSSSSSSSSNRVAVYVDCPAGSLSFYRVSSDSLIHLYTFNTTFTEPLYPGFRFWSGSSVSLC